The following are encoded together in the Glycine soja cultivar W05 chromosome 5, ASM419377v2, whole genome shotgun sequence genome:
- the LOC114412907 gene encoding serine/threonine-protein phosphatase PP2A catalytic subunit, which yields MDSVPSNSHGNLDEQISQLMQCKPLSEQEVRVLCDKAKEILMEESNVQPVKSPVTICGDIHGQFHDLAELFRIGGKCPDTNYLFMGDYVDRGYYSVETVTLLVALKVRYRQRITILRGNHESRQITQVYGFYDECLRKYGSANVWKIFTDLFDYFPLTALVESEIFCLHGGLSPSIETLDNIRNFDRVQEVPHEGPMCDLLWSDPDDRCGWGISPRGAGYTFGQDISEQFNHTNNLKLIARAHQLVMEGYNWGHDQKVVTIFSAPNYCYRCGNMASILEVDDCKGHTFIQFEPAPRRGEPDVTRRTPDYFL from the exons ATGGATTCGGTGCCTTCGAATTCGCATGGAAACCTCGATGAGCAGATTTCTCAGCTCATGCAGTGCAAACCCTTGTCCGAGCAAGAG GTAAGGGTCTTGTGTGATAAggcaaaagaaattttgatgGAAGAGAGCAATGTCCAG CCTGTGAAAAGTCCTGTTACAATTTGTGGTGATATTCATGGGCAATTCCATGATCTTGCAGAGCTTTTTCGCATTGGAGGGAAG TGTCCAGATACAAATTACTTGTTTATGGGAGATTATGTTGATCGTGGCTATTATTCTGTTGAAACTGTTacg CTTTTGGTTGCCCTTAAAGTGCGTTATCGTCAGCGTATCACTATTCTGAGGGGAAATCATGAAAGTCGCCAG ATTACTCAAGTTTATGGGTTTTATGATGAGTGCCTGCGGAA GTATGGTAGTGCTAATGTTTGGAAGATCTTTACTGATTTGTTTGACTACTTTCCGTTGACAGCATTG GTTGAATCTGAAATATTTTGTCTTCATGGTGGGTTGTCACCATCTATTGAAACCCTGGATAACATACGTAATTTTGATCGCGTACAAGAAGTTCCTCACGAGGGACCCATGTGTGATCTTCTATGGTCTGATCCAGATGATCGTTGTGGTTGGGGCATCTCTCCTAGAGGTGCTGGATATACCTTTGGCCAG GACATATCTGAGCAATTTAACCATACCAATAACTTGAAGCTGATTGCTAGAGCTCACCAGCTGGTTATGGAAGGATATAACTGGGGACAT GATCAAAAGGTGGTCACTATATTTAGTGCTCCTAACTATTGTTATCGTTGTGGGAACATGGCATCAATTCTTGAGGTTGACGACTGCAAAGGACACACATTCATTCAG tTTGAGCCAGCTCCAAGGAGGGGAGAGCCAGATGTAACCAGGAGAACACCTGATTACTTCCTATGA
- the LOC114412908 gene encoding uncharacterized protein LOC114412908, with protein MDSNVCSSVASLNCTAITELEYRGMEGIPVRIVIPSASTCHSHDFQRKTIIQVSSSSTRRVPTHNRYFRFTVPAKLSPSDFQDFQSYARPSHLLPASEVKVYTNTSVENISSSLKEDGSKSLFMVKLVTSNAYGSSISDLNAGILLCLIDENGNSILQRIPVSLMMDHSTESGDMTNIDMLHFQRGSVDEFIFEGPKIARLKALWVSVESGQWRLGSVSLMVINCEGQPSGPEDGVPTYTGFQYDFQIDDVLLGEGVDLSMLELRPSLVTELEGIDPISIFNKGLNDPNLLSSPKISNEESMKEYADLKFSLLFYDAMLMLFGTSVASLLAGENAGIAFLIGGIGGFLYLLLLQRSVDELPASELITNDKERTDALFRGVKGPIASVALALGLAVIASRYSSGGLQVMLTPKDLIVGMLGFLACKVSVVLAAFKPITLGSKLPSDM; from the exons ATGGATTCAAATGTTTGTAGTTCAGTTGCGTCTCTAAACTGCACTGCAATTACTGAATTGGAGTATAGAGGCATGGAGGGAATTCCTGTGAGGATTGTGATACCTTCAGCTTCAACGTGTCACTCTCATGATTTTCAAAGGAAAACAATCATACAAGTATCATCTTCATCAACAAGAAGGGTTCCTACCCACAACAGATATTTTCGCTTTACTGTTCCGGCCAAACTCTCTCCTTCTGATTTTCAAG ATTTTCAGAGCTATGCGAGGCCTTCACATCTCTTGCCAGCCTCTGAAGTGAAAGTGTACACAAATACATCAGTAGAGAACATTTCATCATCTTTGAAGGAGGATGGATCCAAATCTTTATTTATGGTCAAGTTAGTTACAAGCAACGCATATGGCTCTAGTATTAGTGACTTAAATGCTGGAATTCTACTATGCTTGATAGATGAAAACGGAAATTCCATATTGCAAAGGATCCCTGTGAGTTTGATGATGGATCATTCTACAGAATCAGGGGATATGACTAATATTGACATGCTTCATTTCCAAAGAGGTTCTGTAGATGAATTCATTTTTGAGGGTCCTAAAATTGCACGACTTAAGGCTCTTTGGGTCAGTGTTGAATCAG GTCAGTGGCGCCTAGGAAGTGTATCCTTAATGGTTATTAATTGTGAAGGGCAACCATCTGGACCGGAAGATGGGGTACCAACGTACACTGGCTTCCAGTATGACTTTCAGATTGATGATGTGTTGCTTGGTGAGGGAGTTGATCTGTCCATGTTGGAATTAAGACCTAGCCTTGTGACTGAGCTGGAAGGGATTGATCCCATAAGCATCTTCAATAAAGGACTTAATGACCCTAACTTGCTCTCAAGTCCTAAGATCTCGAATGAAGAGAGTATGAAGGAATACGCAGATTTGAAGTTCTCATTGTTATTTTATGATGCCATGCTGATGCTTTTTGGTACATCAGTTGCTTCCCTCTTGGCTGGGGAAAATGCCGGGATTGCTTTCTTGATTGGTGGAATTGGAGGCTTCTTGTATCTTTTACTGTTGCAGAGATCAGTGGATGAATTGCCAGCTTCAGAATTAATCACCAATGACAAAGAAAGAACTGATGCATTGTTCAGAGGAGTGAAGGGTCCAATAGCAAGTGTAGCATTGGCTCTAGGCTTGGCTGtaattgcatcaaggtatagcTCAGGAGGTCTTCAAGTGATGCTAACACCAAAAGATCTCATAGTTGGAATGTTGGGGTTTCTTGCATGTAAAGTTTCTGTGGTGTTGGCTGCATTCAAGCCTATAACACTAGGTTCAAAGTTACCAAGTGATATGTAA